Proteins encoded by one window of Acidipropionibacterium virtanenii:
- the pth gene encoding aminoacyl-tRNA hydrolase — MNRPWLVVGLGNPGPTYAATRHNVGAMVVAELCRRAGETLSSARGLRAETARTRISGAGLGLPSADALPVVLMRSRTYMNDSGVAVRKVADFDRIPVGRIIVIHDEIDLDLGRIRIKAGGGDNGHNGLRSMRSHLRSGDFTRVRVGVGRPPGHQDPADYVLKRFTAGERAEADLQVSLAADAVECLMTQGLGAAQNRFNS, encoded by the coding sequence GTGAATCGGCCCTGGCTGGTGGTCGGGCTGGGCAATCCCGGCCCGACCTATGCCGCCACACGCCACAATGTGGGCGCGATGGTGGTCGCGGAGCTGTGCCGCCGGGCCGGCGAGACACTCTCGTCGGCCCGCGGCCTGCGCGCCGAGACGGCGCGCACCCGCATCTCGGGTGCCGGCCTGGGACTCCCCTCGGCCGATGCCCTTCCCGTGGTGCTGATGCGCTCGCGCACCTATATGAACGACTCCGGCGTGGCGGTCCGCAAGGTCGCGGACTTCGACCGGATCCCGGTCGGACGCATCATCGTCATCCACGACGAGATCGATCTGGACCTGGGGCGGATCCGGATCAAGGCCGGCGGTGGCGACAACGGCCACAACGGGCTGCGATCGATGCGCTCCCATCTGCGCTCCGGCGACTTCACCCGCGTCCGCGTGGGGGTGGGACGTCCGCCGGGCCATCAGGACCCCGCCGACTACGTGCTCAAGCGGTTCACCGCCGGTGAGCGGGCCGAGGCCGATCTTCAGGTGAGCCTGGCCGCCGACGCCGTGGAATGCCTCATGACACAGGGTCTCGGCGCTGCGCAGAACCGGTTCAACAGTTGA
- a CDS encoding 50S ribosomal protein L25/general stress protein Ctc produces the protein MADIISIKAERRTEFGKGAARRIRREDKVPAVMYGHGIDPIHVTLPGHATLLALRSENPLLSIEIEGEDAQLALPREVQRDVIRGFVRHVDLVTVRRGEKVTVSVALHLEGEPEPGTVATVDSNEIEVLADPLNIPEQLVVDVTDLPAGHSIALGEISLPEGVELTGDPEDIAVSIVVPAAEPEPSEETEADADEADAEDEAE, from the coding sequence ATGGCTGACATCATCAGCATCAAGGCCGAGAGGCGCACCGAGTTCGGCAAGGGCGCGGCCCGCCGCATCCGTCGCGAGGACAAGGTTCCCGCCGTCATGTACGGCCACGGCATTGATCCCATCCACGTGACCCTGCCGGGCCACGCGACCCTGCTGGCGCTGCGGTCGGAGAACCCGCTGCTGTCGATCGAGATCGAGGGCGAGGACGCCCAGCTCGCGCTGCCCCGCGAGGTCCAGCGCGACGTCATCCGCGGCTTCGTGCGGCACGTCGACCTGGTCACCGTGCGCCGCGGCGAGAAGGTCACCGTCTCCGTCGCCCTGCATCTGGAGGGCGAGCCCGAGCCCGGCACCGTCGCCACCGTCGACTCCAACGAGATCGAGGTCCTGGCCGATCCGCTGAACATCCCCGAGCAGCTGGTCGTCGACGTCACCGACCTGCCTGCCGGCCACAGCATCGCCCTGGGCGAGATCTCGCTGCCCGAGGGCGTTGAGCTCACCGGCGATCCCGAGGACATCGCGGTGTCCATCGTGGTGCCCGCCGCCGAGCCCGAGCCCTCCGAGGAGACCGAGGCGGATGCCGACGAGGCCGACGCCGAGGACGAGGCTGAGTGA
- a CDS encoding ribose-phosphate diphosphokinase encodes MLCSGRAYPELAEEIGQELGVELVPSRQVTYANSEIYVQFEESVRGCDAFVVQSHCAPVNEAMMEQLIMIDALKRASAKRITVVAPFYPYARQDKKHLGREPISARLMADLFTAAGADRIMAVDLHAAQIQGFFDGPVDHLWALPVLSDYVKDKYGQEDIVVVSPDAGRVRLADQWTDKLGCQLAIIHKRRDPNKANEATTHEVVGKVGGKTCILVDDMIDTAGTICQAAKALEDHGATKVIAAATHPVLSGPAADRINASPIQELIVTNTLQVPDGVEIPKMTVLSIAPLIAKAIQQVFEDGSVAQLFR; translated from the coding sequence ATGCTGTGTTCGGGGCGGGCATACCCCGAACTGGCCGAGGAGATCGGCCAGGAACTGGGGGTCGAGCTGGTGCCGTCGCGCCAGGTGACCTACGCCAATTCCGAGATCTACGTGCAGTTCGAGGAGTCGGTGCGCGGCTGCGACGCCTTCGTCGTCCAGTCCCACTGCGCCCCCGTCAACGAGGCCATGATGGAGCAGCTCATCATGATCGACGCCCTGAAGCGGGCCTCCGCCAAGCGGATCACCGTCGTGGCCCCCTTCTACCCCTACGCCCGCCAGGACAAGAAGCACCTGGGTCGCGAGCCCATCTCCGCCCGCCTGATGGCCGATCTGTTCACCGCCGCCGGGGCCGATCGGATCATGGCCGTGGACCTGCACGCCGCCCAGATCCAGGGCTTCTTCGACGGCCCTGTGGATCACCTGTGGGCACTGCCGGTGCTGTCGGACTACGTCAAGGACAAGTACGGCCAGGAGGACATCGTGGTCGTCTCCCCGGACGCCGGACGCGTGCGGCTGGCCGATCAGTGGACCGACAAGCTGGGCTGTCAGCTGGCCATCATCCACAAGCGCCGCGACCCCAACAAGGCCAACGAGGCCACCACCCACGAGGTGGTCGGCAAGGTCGGGGGCAAGACCTGCATCCTGGTCGACGACATGATCGACACCGCCGGCACCATCTGCCAGGCTGCCAAGGCCCTGGAGGATCACGGCGCCACGAAGGTGATCGCCGCGGCGACCCACCCGGTGCTCTCGGGCCCGGCGGCCGACCGGATCAACGCCTCCCCGATCCAGGAGCTCATCGTCACCAACACCCTTCAGGTGCCCGACGGGGTCGAGATCCCGAAGATGACGGTGCTGTCCATCGCCCCGCTCATCGCCAAGGCCATCCAGCAGGTCTTCGAGGACGGCTCGGTGGCGCAGCTGTTCCGCTGA
- the glmU gene encoding bifunctional UDP-N-acetylglucosamine diphosphorylase/glucosamine-1-phosphate N-acetyltransferase GlmU gives MTTTSDQPEISGVSAVIVLAAGGGTRMKSQRSKLLHEVAGRPMLSWAVAAARGLHPDHLVVVVGHLRDQVEAHLAEDAPDVATAVQAEQKGTGHAVARGLEGLGDLGGEVVVTYGDVPMLTSQTLADLVRAHRDGGYLATVLTADVPDPTGYGRILRQGERVTGIIEHKDASPTQRLISEINSGIYVFDAEALQQGVAALSNDNAQGEYYLTDVVTMAASGRLSGADRSRGGVGAHRTDDLWQTEGVNDRVQLARINAEVNRRILEGWMRAGVTVADPDTTWIQPDVDLGTDVTILPGTLLNGATSVGEGATIGPDTTLTDCEVGAGAVVSRTEATLAVVGEGVRVGPWANLRPGTVLDAGVRIGAFVETKNAHLGSGTAVPRLVYAGDVTVGRDVTIGAGAMFANTDGSTTSTTTVGDGAFVGSNVVIVAPVDIAEGSFLAAGSTITQDVPAGALAIARERGHISPGWVARHQEHEAPSQSSGHRSGTPGTTSSPEEHL, from the coding sequence TTGACCACGACGAGCGACCAGCCCGAGATCAGTGGGGTGTCAGCAGTCATCGTGCTGGCGGCCGGCGGGGGCACCCGGATGAAATCGCAGAGGTCCAAGCTGCTCCACGAGGTGGCCGGCCGGCCCATGCTGTCCTGGGCGGTGGCTGCGGCCAGAGGGCTGCACCCCGACCATCTCGTCGTCGTGGTGGGTCACCTGCGCGATCAGGTCGAGGCCCATCTGGCCGAGGACGCCCCCGATGTGGCGACCGCCGTGCAGGCCGAGCAGAAGGGCACGGGCCATGCGGTGGCCCGGGGCCTGGAGGGCCTCGGCGATCTGGGCGGCGAGGTCGTGGTGACCTACGGCGATGTCCCGATGCTCACCTCCCAGACGCTGGCCGATCTGGTCCGGGCCCACCGCGACGGCGGATATCTGGCCACCGTGCTCACCGCGGACGTGCCCGATCCCACCGGCTACGGGAGGATCCTGCGGCAGGGGGAGAGGGTCACCGGGATCATCGAGCACAAGGACGCCAGCCCCACCCAGCGACTCATCTCCGAGATCAACTCGGGGATCTACGTATTCGACGCCGAGGCACTCCAGCAGGGCGTCGCCGCCCTGTCCAATGACAATGCCCAGGGCGAGTACTACCTCACCGATGTGGTGACGATGGCCGCCTCGGGGCGGCTGTCGGGAGCCGACAGGTCCCGGGGCGGAGTGGGTGCCCATCGCACCGACGACCTGTGGCAGACCGAAGGGGTCAACGACCGGGTGCAGCTGGCCCGGATCAACGCTGAGGTCAATCGGCGGATTCTCGAGGGCTGGATGCGAGCCGGCGTCACCGTCGCCGACCCGGACACCACCTGGATCCAGCCCGATGTCGATCTGGGCACCGACGTGACGATCCTTCCCGGCACTCTGCTCAACGGCGCCACCAGCGTCGGCGAAGGGGCCACGATCGGGCCTGACACCACCCTGACCGACTGCGAGGTCGGGGCCGGGGCCGTCGTCAGCCGCACCGAGGCCACCCTGGCCGTGGTGGGCGAGGGAGTGCGGGTGGGCCCGTGGGCCAACCTGAGGCCGGGAACGGTGCTCGACGCCGGGGTGCGGATCGGCGCCTTCGTCGAGACCAAGAATGCGCACCTGGGCTCGGGCACCGCGGTGCCCCGGCTCGTCTACGCCGGCGACGTCACCGTGGGACGAGACGTCACCATCGGCGCGGGGGCCATGTTCGCCAACACCGACGGGAGCACCACCAGCACCACGACGGTGGGTGACGGGGCCTTCGTCGGGTCGAATGTCGTGATCGTGGCGCCCGTCGACATCGCCGAGGGGTCCTTCCTGGCGGCCGGATCGACCATCACGCAGGACGTCCCCGCAGGAGCACTGGCCATCGCGAGGGAGCGCGGCCACATCAGCCCGGGCTGGGTGGCCCGGCATCAGGAGCATGAGGCTCCCTCACAGAGCTCGGGCCACAGGTCCGGAACACCAGGAACCACATCCAGCCCGGAGGAACATCTGTGA
- a CDS encoding TetR/AcrR family transcriptional regulator, protein MTSAQRRDQLIRVARGLFAANGVDGTSVEEIASTARVSKPVIYEHFGSKDGLYAVVVDREVQLLQSNLLKALTRPHQSPRSILESGVFALLDYIDTHPDGFRIISRDSSVGTSTGSYASILSDVAGWVEGLLTEDFSRHGYEPSFAGIYAQALTGMVGMAGQSWLDDRQPSKEVMAAHLVDLAFNGLARLSPSPHLTRATARLRGD, encoded by the coding sequence ATGACCAGCGCCCAGCGCCGCGACCAGCTCATCAGGGTGGCCCGCGGCCTGTTCGCCGCCAACGGCGTCGACGGCACCTCGGTCGAGGAGATCGCCTCCACGGCCCGGGTCTCGAAGCCGGTGATCTACGAGCACTTCGGCTCCAAGGACGGCCTCTACGCGGTGGTGGTCGACCGCGAGGTCCAGCTTCTGCAGAGCAACCTCCTCAAGGCGCTCACCCGCCCCCATCAGAGCCCCCGCAGCATCCTGGAGTCCGGCGTCTTCGCCCTGCTCGACTACATCGACACCCACCCCGACGGTTTCCGGATCATCTCCCGGGACTCCTCGGTGGGCACCTCCACCGGCTCCTACGCGTCGATCCTGTCCGACGTCGCGGGCTGGGTCGAGGGCCTGCTCACCGAGGACTTCAGCCGGCACGGGTACGAGCCGAGCTTCGCCGGGATCTACGCCCAGGCGCTCACCGGGATGGTCGGCATGGCCGGCCAGTCCTGGCTCGACGACCGGCAGCCGTCCAAGGAGGTGATGGCGGCCCACCTGGTCGATCTGGCCTTCAACGGCCTGGCCCGCCTCTCGCCCTCCCCGCACCTCACCCGTGCGACGGCCCGCCTCCGCGGGGACTGA
- a CDS encoding MarR family winged helix-turn-helix transcriptional regulator has product MDSVDRIIAAWTRERPDLPVGLMEVWSRVTRLSRLLDRERSRSFAHHDLETWEFDVLAALRRSGEPYRMSPGQLLAELEVASGTMTNRISRLSERGLVRRRRHPSDGRSALVELTDEGRDRVDGALSDLLASEGRLLDDLDRGDVERLGGGLRAVLGHQENRVSPRGGGPSHG; this is encoded by the coding sequence ATGGATTCGGTCGATCGCATCATCGCGGCGTGGACCAGGGAGCGCCCGGACCTTCCGGTCGGGCTGATGGAGGTCTGGTCGCGGGTCACCCGGCTGTCCCGGCTGCTGGACAGGGAGCGCTCCCGGTCCTTCGCCCACCACGACCTGGAGACCTGGGAGTTCGACGTGCTGGCGGCCCTGCGGCGCAGCGGCGAGCCCTACCGGATGAGCCCCGGCCAGCTGCTGGCCGAGCTCGAGGTGGCGTCGGGCACCATGACCAACCGGATCTCCAGACTGTCGGAGCGCGGCCTGGTGCGACGCCGGCGTCACCCCTCCGACGGGCGCAGCGCCCTGGTGGAGCTCACCGATGAGGGCCGCGACCGGGTGGACGGGGCGCTGTCGGATCTGCTGGCCTCAGAGGGTCGGCTCCTGGACGACCTGGATCGCGGCGACGTCGAACGGCTGGGCGGCGGGCTGCGGGCGGTGCTGGGCCATCAGGAGAATCGCGTCAGTCCCCGCGGAGGCGGGCCGTCGCACGGGTGA
- a CDS encoding 4-(cytidine 5'-diphospho)-2-C-methyl-D-erythritol kinase yields the protein MTMASTPRTTPRTPPVTVRASAKVNLALGVGPRSEDGFHPLATVFEAVGIHDVITAGPRDDGAITVTVEGAQADLVPTDETNLACRAAELMRSRWAGPHLGADIHIVKSIPVAGGMAGGSADAAGALLACSVLWDIDTGPGDLHDLAAELGSDVPFALIGGVALGRGRGDRLVPVIFRGTHHWVFATAEEGLSTPGVYRRFDELGGGAGDLVPTALIAALTRGDIDAVAGGLGNDLQDAALDLRPELAGVLEAGIEAGAMAGLISGSGPTVAFLVGGEAIGRSVAKSLRGLPRVSAVKLARGPAQGAQLMAGTLEAGG from the coding sequence GTGACCATGGCCAGCACACCACGCACGACGCCCAGAACCCCGCCGGTGACGGTGAGGGCCTCGGCCAAGGTGAATCTGGCGCTGGGGGTGGGCCCGCGGTCCGAGGACGGCTTCCATCCGCTGGCCACCGTCTTCGAGGCCGTCGGGATCCACGACGTCATCACCGCGGGGCCGCGCGACGACGGCGCGATCACCGTGACTGTGGAGGGCGCGCAGGCCGATCTGGTGCCGACCGATGAGACGAACCTCGCCTGCCGGGCCGCCGAGCTGATGCGCAGCAGATGGGCCGGTCCCCACCTAGGGGCCGACATCCACATCGTGAAGTCCATCCCGGTGGCCGGCGGCATGGCCGGTGGCTCCGCCGACGCCGCCGGGGCGCTGCTCGCGTGCTCAGTGCTGTGGGACATCGACACCGGCCCCGGAGACCTGCACGATCTGGCCGCCGAACTGGGCTCCGACGTCCCCTTCGCCCTGATCGGCGGGGTGGCGCTGGGCCGCGGACGCGGGGACCGGCTGGTGCCGGTGATCTTCCGCGGCACCCACCACTGGGTCTTCGCGACCGCGGAGGAGGGGCTGTCGACGCCGGGCGTCTACCGGCGGTTCGACGAGCTCGGAGGAGGCGCGGGAGACCTCGTCCCCACGGCCCTCATCGCGGCGCTCACCAGGGGGGACATCGACGCCGTCGCCGGAGGCCTGGGCAACGACCTGCAGGACGCCGCCCTGGACCTGCGCCCCGAGCTCGCCGGGGTGCTGGAAGCGGGGATCGAGGCCGGGGCGATGGCCGGCCTGATCTCGGGATCGGGGCCGACGGTGGCCTTCCTGGTCGGCGGGGAGGCCATCGGACGCTCAGTGGCCAAGAGCCTGCGCGGCCTGCCACGGGTGAGTGCGGTGAAGCTGGCCAGGGGTCCCGCCCAGGGGGCCCAGCTGATGGCCGGCACGCTCGAGGCGGGGGGCTGA
- the rsmA gene encoding 16S rRNA (adenine(1518)-N(6)/adenine(1519)-N(6))-dimethyltransferase RsmA: MSGLLGPREIRELAERIGLRPTKTRGQNFVHDANTVRRIVTAAGVGADDRVVEVGPGLGSLTLGLLETGAQVMAIELDEVLAAQLPLTVAARMPEAAGRLTLVTGDALKVPALPEAPTALVANLPYNVSVPVLLHLLEISPEWSRGLVMVQLEVADRLVVPPGSKVYGVPSAKLAWYAEASRTGTVPASVFWPVPNVESGLVRITRREPPETSATREEVFAVIDAAFANRRKMLRSACAGLCGGSSRASELIAAAGIDPTLRGEALGIEEFSRIAERIVGPRRADTV, translated from the coding sequence ATGAGCGGACTGCTGGGCCCCCGGGAGATCCGTGAGCTGGCGGAGCGGATCGGGCTGCGGCCCACCAAGACCCGCGGTCAGAACTTCGTCCACGATGCCAACACGGTGCGCCGGATCGTCACCGCCGCCGGGGTGGGGGCCGACGACCGGGTGGTGGAGGTGGGGCCGGGACTCGGATCGCTGACCCTGGGGCTGCTGGAGACCGGCGCGCAGGTGATGGCGATCGAACTCGACGAGGTGCTGGCCGCCCAGCTTCCGCTCACCGTCGCCGCACGGATGCCGGAGGCCGCCGGGAGACTGACACTGGTCACCGGCGACGCTCTCAAGGTTCCGGCGCTGCCCGAGGCGCCCACCGCACTGGTCGCCAACCTGCCCTACAACGTCTCGGTGCCGGTGCTGCTGCATCTGCTGGAGATCTCGCCGGAGTGGAGCAGGGGCCTGGTGATGGTGCAGCTGGAGGTCGCCGACCGGCTGGTGGTCCCACCCGGCTCGAAGGTCTACGGCGTCCCCAGCGCCAAACTGGCCTGGTACGCCGAGGCCTCCCGGACGGGCACCGTGCCGGCCTCGGTCTTCTGGCCGGTGCCCAACGTCGAGTCCGGCCTGGTGCGCATCACCCGGCGCGAGCCGCCGGAGACCTCGGCCACCCGCGAGGAGGTCTTCGCGGTGATCGACGCCGCATTCGCCAACCGTCGCAAGATGCTGCGCTCGGCATGCGCGGGTCTGTGCGGCGGATCGTCGAGGGCCTCCGAGCTGATCGCCGCCGCCGGCATCGATCCGACCCTGCGCGGGGAGGCACTGGGAATCGAGGAATTCTCCCGGATCGCCGAACGGATCGTCGGACCCCGCCGTGCGGATACGGTGTGA
- a CDS encoding TatD family hydrolase, with protein MSAALAERLGALGLPLLPEPLAAPIADSHTHLDTVAEMAGLTPEESLEAATRVGVARIVQVGCDVAGSRFAEELARRHDGVVAAVAIHPNDAARLAADSPAALTEAIAEIDRLAGAGPHVRAVGETGIDLYRTRDDQGRRVQREAFAAHIAIAKAHGLTLAIHDRDGHDDVLDVLDAEGWPDRVIMHCFSGGAELARRCLDHGAWLSFAGVVTFNSAGPQREALALAPHERILVETDAPFLTPAPRRGKLNGPYLVAHTARFVADRLGLDEMTCCRMLDVNASAAYGGGWSAGGEGR; from the coding sequence ATGAGCGCCGCCCTCGCCGAGCGGCTCGGGGCTCTGGGTCTGCCCCTGCTGCCCGAACCCCTTGCCGCCCCGATCGCCGATTCCCACACCCACCTGGACACGGTCGCCGAGATGGCGGGGCTGACCCCCGAGGAGTCCCTGGAGGCCGCCACCAGGGTCGGAGTCGCCAGGATCGTGCAGGTGGGCTGCGACGTCGCCGGCTCCCGTTTCGCCGAGGAGCTGGCGCGCCGCCACGACGGCGTCGTCGCCGCGGTGGCGATCCATCCCAATGACGCGGCGCGGCTGGCGGCCGACTCGCCCGCCGCCCTGACGGAGGCGATCGCCGAGATCGACAGGCTGGCAGGTGCCGGGCCGCACGTGCGGGCCGTCGGGGAGACCGGCATCGACCTCTACCGCACCCGCGACGACCAGGGCCGACGCGTCCAGCGCGAAGCCTTCGCCGCCCATATCGCGATCGCGAAGGCCCACGGCCTCACCCTGGCCATCCACGACCGCGACGGGCACGACGACGTCCTCGACGTCCTCGACGCCGAGGGCTGGCCCGACCGCGTCATCATGCACTGCTTCTCCGGCGGAGCCGAGCTGGCCCGCCGCTGCCTGGATCACGGCGCCTGGCTGTCCTTCGCCGGCGTGGTGACCTTCAACTCCGCCGGACCCCAGCGCGAGGCCCTCGCGCTGGCCCCGCACGAAAGGATCCTGGTGGAGACCGACGCGCCCTTCCTCACCCCGGCGCCGCGGCGCGGCAAGCTCAACGGCCCCTACCTGGTGGCCCACACCGCCCGCTTCGTCGCCGACCGGCTGGGCCTCGACGAGATGACCTGCTGCCGGATGCTGGACGTCAACGCCTCGGCCGCCTACGGCGGCGGGTGGTCGGCCGGGGGCGAGGGGCGATGA
- the rsmI gene encoding 16S rRNA (cytidine(1402)-2'-O)-methyltransferase, with product MSEETTAGRVVLAGTPIGDRRTASQALLDILGTADVIAAEDTRRFHDLLRRLEVTTSAKVVSFFEGNESRRLPQLLDELRAGHDVVVVTDAGMPSVSDPGFRLVRAAVEEGIAVTSVPGPTAVTTALAVSGLPTDRFCFEGFLPRKAGERRHALAELAAEPRTMVVYEAPHRLADLLSAAADELGADRQAAVCRELTKTHEEVRRGTLAELAGWARENARGEITVVIDGARGPRLSLAQAAEEVGRRVEAGEKMSAVVGEVARSGGVDRRSLYDAVLAAQHQMEGR from the coding sequence GTGAGCGAGGAGACGACAGCCGGGCGGGTGGTGCTGGCGGGTACGCCGATCGGCGACCGGCGCACCGCATCGCAGGCACTTCTGGACATCCTGGGGACCGCCGACGTCATCGCGGCCGAGGACACCCGCAGATTCCACGATCTGCTGCGCCGCCTGGAGGTGACGACGTCGGCGAAGGTGGTGAGCTTCTTCGAGGGCAATGAGTCCCGGCGCCTGCCCCAGCTGCTCGACGAGCTGAGAGCCGGCCATGACGTCGTGGTGGTGACCGACGCCGGGATGCCCTCGGTCTCGGATCCGGGGTTCCGGCTCGTGCGCGCCGCCGTCGAGGAGGGGATCGCGGTCACCTCGGTGCCCGGACCCACCGCCGTCACCACCGCCCTGGCGGTCTCGGGACTGCCGACCGACCGGTTCTGCTTCGAAGGGTTCCTGCCCCGCAAGGCCGGCGAGCGCCGCCACGCGCTGGCAGAACTGGCCGCCGAGCCGCGCACCATGGTGGTCTACGAGGCCCCGCACCGACTGGCCGACCTGCTGAGCGCCGCCGCCGATGAACTCGGCGCCGACCGTCAGGCCGCCGTCTGCCGCGAACTCACCAAGACCCATGAGGAGGTGCGCCGCGGCACTCTCGCCGAGTTGGCCGGCTGGGCGCGCGAGAACGCCCGCGGCGAGATCACCGTCGTCATCGACGGGGCCCGCGGACCGCGGCTGAGCCTGGCGCAGGCCGCCGAGGAGGTCGGCCGGCGGGTCGAGGCGGGGGAGAAGATGTCGGCCGTGGTGGGCGAGGTGGCGCGCAGCGGCGGGGTGGATCGTCGCAGCCTCTACGACGCCGTGCTGGCCGCTCAGCACCAGATGGAGGGACGATGA
- a CDS encoding dolichyl-phosphate-mannose--protein mannosyltransferase gives MSDRFSSWVVTLVITFLALVLRLHDVGTPNRLVFDETYYPKDAWTLLKQGYEGSWPDAKTANADIVNGITTIWTPDAEFVVHPPLGKWLIAAGEQIFGMTPFGWRFASVVFGSLMVLMVIRLARRLSRSTLVGAIAGVLISLDGLSFVMSRTGLLDIFQAFFLVAGVAAVAADRDWFRHRLADHLRDAGRLNLGGAYGPLLLVRPWRLAAGLMFGCATAVKWNSMFVLAAMGIVSVCWDWSARRLAGAGRRSWWSLLRDGVPAFIQLIVLASGVYLVSWARWLQAYPRMKFGSGWAGPSPDPALAKVIGRPLAALWDYHKQIYAFHTGDYMKSQTHVYSANPSGWLINQRPIGIDAVNDIRPGTDGCQAVNDTCLRVISATGTPVLWWMAAIALAAGVVWWLAGRDWRFTLPIVAMASTWLPWFRYDDRPLFFFYAICIIPFTVTILAIWLGRILGPAEDSARRRIGAAIVGVAVALVAIDFTFIYPILTDQLMTRKAWLARMWFRSWI, from the coding sequence ATGAGTGACAGGTTCTCCAGCTGGGTGGTCACGCTCGTCATCACCTTCCTCGCGCTCGTCCTGCGGCTCCACGACGTGGGCACCCCGAACCGGCTGGTCTTCGACGAGACGTACTACCCCAAGGACGCCTGGACCCTGCTCAAGCAGGGCTACGAGGGGTCCTGGCCCGACGCGAAGACCGCCAACGCCGACATCGTCAACGGCATCACCACCATCTGGACCCCCGACGCCGAGTTCGTGGTCCATCCTCCGCTCGGCAAGTGGCTGATCGCCGCCGGCGAGCAGATCTTCGGGATGACCCCTTTCGGCTGGCGTTTCGCCTCGGTGGTCTTCGGCTCCCTGATGGTGCTGATGGTCATCAGGCTGGCCCGCAGGCTGTCGCGCTCGACCCTGGTCGGCGCCATCGCCGGGGTGCTCATCAGCCTGGACGGGTTGTCCTTCGTGATGAGCCGCACCGGCCTGCTGGACATCTTCCAGGCCTTCTTCCTGGTCGCCGGGGTGGCCGCCGTGGCCGCCGACCGGGACTGGTTCAGACACCGGCTGGCCGATCATCTGCGCGACGCCGGGAGGCTCAACCTGGGCGGCGCCTACGGGCCGCTGCTGCTGGTGCGCCCCTGGCGCCTGGCCGCCGGGCTCATGTTCGGCTGCGCCACCGCGGTGAAGTGGAACTCCATGTTCGTGCTGGCCGCGATGGGCATCGTGTCGGTCTGCTGGGACTGGTCGGCCAGACGCCTGGCCGGGGCCGGGCGGAGGTCCTGGTGGTCGCTGCTGCGCGACGGCGTGCCGGCCTTCATCCAGCTCATCGTTCTCGCCTCGGGGGTCTACCTGGTCAGCTGGGCCCGCTGGCTCCAGGCCTACCCGCGGATGAAGTTCGGCTCAGGCTGGGCCGGGCCGTCCCCCGATCCCGCCCTGGCGAAGGTGATCGGTCGCCCGCTGGCCGCCCTGTGGGACTACCACAAGCAGATCTACGCCTTCCACACCGGCGACTACATGAAGAGCCAGACGCACGTCTACTCGGCCAACCCGTCGGGGTGGCTCATCAACCAGCGCCCGATCGGCATCGACGCCGTCAACGACATCAGGCCCGGCACGGACGGCTGCCAGGCCGTCAACGACACCTGCCTGAGAGTGATCTCGGCCACCGGGACCCCGGTGCTGTGGTGGATGGCGGCGATCGCCCTGGCCGCCGGCGTCGTGTGGTGGCTCGCCGGTCGGGACTGGCGGTTCACCCTGCCGATCGTGGCGATGGCCTCCACCTGGCTGCCCTGGTTCCGCTACGACGACCGGCCGCTGTTCTTCTTCTACGCGATCTGCATCATCCCGTTCACCGTGACGATCCTGGCCATCTGGCTCGGCCGGATTCTGGGGCCGGCCGAGGACTCGGCCAGACGCCGGATCGGTGCCGCGATCGTCGGGGTGGCGGTCGCCCTGGTGGCGATCGACTTCACCTTCATCTACCCGATCCTCACCGATCAGCTCATGACCCGGAAGGCCTGGCTGGCCCGGATGTGGTTTAGGAGCTGGATCTAG